AACTGAATCTTTCATGCAGGAAGTGGCTTGCACAGTGATAAATCCTACTGGTTGAACTGACTTGTTCTCCTATGCACTAATAAACCTGTGTCAACAATCGACAAGGCAGGTTTTCAAGAGGAGAATATGCACAATTCCTAAAAGAAAAAAATAACAGCACATGGTGATAAAAGGGAGATTACACAGGAACAGAACAATTCTTCTGAGAAATGTTGTCAGGTGTCTGGGTTAATACAGCACCAAACAACTTCATTACATTTTCACTGACTCCTGTTCTCCATCAACACTCCCCAGTGTGTAAGTATAGTTGTGCAACAAATCCCTATCTTTGTTCTGGGATCGATTCACGGGAGACGGCCCAGTTTCATTGATCAGTTCTATACTAAAGGTGGCCAATGATAGGTGTAGCCCGCAGCTATCATGCCGAATGCTTACCCAAAATGAAATGAAAGTCTGTTACAAATAAAGATACGAGGCAGGGCCAACACTGACTTACAATTTGAGGTGCATTGAACCGATCTGACCAGCACAGGTGCCTTTTCAAATGAAAACTACTAAGTTAGTACTCTTACATAAAAAAATGTCACGTTAGCCACCAAGCATCCAAATCCATCAAAGAAAAGACCAACATCCATTTGCACCATTTGTCACAGGTGCAAAGGTTGGCTTTTATTTGCCATAAAGCTTGGCTCTTGGATTGGAAAGTTGGATGGGGACAAATCCAATTGCATAAGTTTAGACAAGAATGCAGGGACTTGGTAAGTGTTCCCCACAAGACAGAGAACTGCAAGCTTAAAGTTGGTTAGGATAGGGAGCAATTCAATAGTCATTCACAAATTATCTTGAAGCAGCCCCTACAATGTGAAGAAATGCGAGAAGGATGCGATGCACCAAAAATACTTCCACCCTGCACCCCTTCCTCTGAACCAGCAGAACGCTTCTCCCCTTGTAACCTTGGCTCCCTCCCTGCTCTCATTTTTGTTACTGTGGCAGAGCAAGGCGGTGGGTCTGGGGCACACATTGAGGACTGACGTACATAGAGGATGATTGCGAATCACCACAGTGTTTGAAGCTACACACACAGAGCACGTATAGAACATTTTTGATTTGCACCAAATACCGCAAAAGCTGAAAAAGAAAGTCACACAGTGAGTCAGTTAAATGGCCAATAGAATATCTGTAAAGAACAAAATGTTAAATTCCTCTTTTAACGAACATTTAAAACCTGCCACGTCTTAAATTAAAATATTCTGTTCCACCACACCAGTGGGATGTTCTTGCTTGGTTTAAGGAAGTTCATGGCACTGTATTGGAAACCAGCCTTGTGAAGTCAAGTGTCTTTTAGTCCAATCTTCTGGTCGTATCTCACAGAGTCCATCTAATGATGCACTTGGCCTGCTTTGGCCTTCCTTCCTGCCAGTACGAGTCAGTTCTGAGCGCTGGTTTTGTTGTCACAAGATCCTTGGTGCAGACCTGTCGTTGGTGACGGTCCTCCTGAGCTTAACTCCTCGGCGGATGGCAGTGAGCATGTCTTCGGGAGACTCGctgggagacagtgggggtggggggaggcccaGGTCTTCGTCGGAAGCGGGGAGCACCGAAGGAAATGGGAACTGTCCTTCACCAAGGGCCTGGGCGCTGGCGACCAGCTCGCCGATCTTCTCCACCAGGCTGTGGCGGTTGGCAGCCAGTTGTTGCTGCTCCTCGCTCGACAGGTGGCCGCCCGGGTAGACGGAGATCTCCAccgtccccccgcccccccaggcCGTGTTGGGCAGGCTCAGCCTCTTGGGCGAGGCCTTGGCAAGATCCAAGGCATTTGGTGAGGTATCATCGCTGAAGAagacgctctcctcactgcccacCCGTACTGGGACCTGGCCGTCTGGCACGGTGGGCGTCTTCACTGGCACGATGGGGGGGCGGATAGGGATGGGGCCCGCGCTGGACAGGGCTCGACGCACTGAGGGCTTGGTGGATGGAGTGCGCCTGATGGTGGCCACTCCCGGGGTGACCGAGGCGCTCTGCGCAGACCCCGTGGGCAGTCCAGCTGTCGAGGCGGGGCGCTTGGTCTGGAACATTCTCCGGTAGCTCTGTGTGATATCACTGTTCCGTGGGATGGTCGACGATCTGTCAAACTCACTTTGGTGATCACCCTCCGCATCGCCATTGACAGAGTAGCAATCGTAATCTGAAACTGGGCGTAAAAAGGCACGATTAATGCTTATTAATGCCAATGGCATCAGAGAAAATATTCAATGCAGAAGCTTTCTTTGGAATGCAATGGATAAAACAGAGACCAGATATACAGATTCCTAGGTTGGTCACTTGTTGTAAATGGAATACATGCTGGGCAAGGCTATGCTCATCAAATGCATCAATGAAACATTTGGATAGCTCCCTAACAATTGCCATGGAGGTCTCGCATCCAAGACACTATACAAATATAGCTCTGGAGAGATActgtatgaaaacaggcccttaggcccaatgtGTCTGTGACGACCATCAGCCACTCATCTACCCTAATACTACACTGATTGCAttgtttttattctccccacattcccgtcaactctccccagattctactCCTCATCTACACataaagggcaatttacagtagccaattaactaaactaaactaaactaccagtcTGCAtgttcttggaatgtgggaggaaatccttgTGAGTTTGAAGTCACACGTGCAAACTCTATATtgacagcaccagaggatcaaactcAAGttgttggtgctgtgaggcagtagctctattacCTGTGCTGAGTGCCGCACCATAAACAGCCAGATCAACAACTCCGCACTATGAGCACAGACCAGAACAAAAACAACTCAATGGGTAAGAtgtatttgccaagccaatttccTGACATTGaagtgaaagtggcaacacagggtgGATAGGATAATAAAGGTGTGGTTCCAGTGTGTGGTTCCAATTCTCTTGACATTTTATTTACATGATGAGTGTAGGCTGAGAGGCCCTTGTATGCATATCTTACGTAAGCTGAAGTAACCACTAATATATACAGTAACACCACCAGGAACCACTGTGATAATTAGAGCCGCCAGCACCCTTGCTTAGTTTTGACTGCTGGAACCATTAAAACACTATATCATTGCATCTTCTGAAATCAATTGTTTTATTCAAGGAAATTCACTGATCCTCTTCCTCCTGCTTCACAGTTAAAGGTTCAATCCCACCAGCTTGCAATTTATGGAAATTTATCTCAAATCCCTCAAGAAGATTTTGTTTAGAAAGTGCTTTCGCTCTTTTCTCACACTGCACTGGGAACAGTCTACCACACAATCAAAAATGAAACAACAAAATATTGTGGTCATTTACATGACACACTATTAGTGCATTAATTCCTGCAGCAACACATTAGTTTGCTCACTAAAGCAACATGTGCTCAACAAAGCAATGCACTGATGCGCAAGAGATAATTTCTATTGAGCATATTAATGCCGTCAGTTTATTAGCACATTTGTAAATTGACTTGAACAATCATGAATCTGTTAACATCAATGTGCTGATAAATTACAATATTCCTTGGCATAGTCATTAAAGTCATTGAGCATTGGGAAAGTTATTAAGCCCACAATGTAATTTGTAATATAGAGGAGATACTTCAATTCATATTTGGCAAGCTCCAATTTATCTCCCATAGGCATTGGCAGAAAACGGTAATTTGTCTGAGTCATATCACATGGAAAGTGAGCAATTAGGTCTCTGTATCTATGGTCTGGAATTGATGCGTAGCGTGATACTTGTGCAGAAGGTAAACACCTGGAAAGGGAGCACAGAGAGATCTCCTGACGGAAGTACCTTGGGAAGGAATAGTGTCTTCGGAGCAGGAGGGTGTGGTGGTTTGGGTACTGTAACCACTGGAGTACTGCAGAGAGTCACGGCTGCTCTTCTGGTGTTCTAAGCTCAGGCCCCGGGTCAGCACCATAGCCAGGTCACTGGCTGCTGTGGATATCTCCTCCCCATGCTGTTAAGGAAATGAGGCACAACAAATAGTTCTTTACTGTTCAATGCGGCAAATTGTACTGTAATATATGTTACTTTGTACTGTGACACATTGCTCCTTGTACCATAATATACTGTCCCTTGTACAGTGATAGTACGTTCACACTATATCGTAATATAATATACCTTGTTGTGAAATACTGATTATTGTATTGTGATACTCATCCCCTGATACAGTAATAAATTTACCTTACAGTTTAATATATTGTACCTTAGACTGTTACTTGTACCATATTATTTGTACTCTAGTGATATACGATACTCTGGACTATGACATAGTGTACTTGGTACTGTTACAATTGTattttgtactgtattgtactgtacctgGTATAGTAATATACCGTTCCCCATATACCAATAAACTGTACCTTGCACTGTAATAAACTGCACAGTGTATTGTAATACACCATGCCTTGTATGTAATATACTGTACCTTAGCAGCCAACGATGCTGCTGTTACACGAGACCTCTGCCCATCCTCGACGCTGATCCCCGGATAGACCATTGTTGCCGAGACGGCCTCTACTTCGCGGTAGCGTTCAGCTGCCTCCTTGCGTCTCTGTAAAGTGTTCACTACCGGCTGGTCATAGGGACCAGGCTTCGACCAGTCCTACAAAGTTGAGGCAAGCAGGCGGTGAATAGAAACATTAGTGTGGGGGCTGGGAGTTCAAAGCCCATGGAGAGGAGGGGAATTTCATCTGATTGAGATATTACAGCAAGGCAGCCAATTAAATACtaaagcaattctggatttgctTTAAGGTGGCTTATGAAAATAGCTCCAATTAATAGCACCCAATTTTGCACCCATGTCTGCCACCTGTTCACTCCTTAGTCACTTATCCGCACATTGCCCAGTAAACTGCTTTCTGTAACTAAAACCAGTTCAATCCACAAACAGACATCTCTCATTTAGTCCTGTTACACAAGGCAGCCCTTTTCCTCCTGCTCTATACCAACTGCTGGCACTCTTAATCTGACCTACTGCCTGGGCCTTAGGACACCTCCCGAACCTTTAGTCACTTCATCCACAAGCCTGGCAATGTGGAGTGAGAGTGGCTGAACAAGTACTGGTCATTGTTTCCTTATCAACGGAAACTGGGACTAAATCATCCAAATTAATTTCATGCAGTGCACAAAATGAATGGAAAATCCAGCAGCATGTATAATAAGTAGCCAATAAACTACTGCATTGTTTGTGCCCAAAGCAGATATTCTCCAAAAGAAAACCTAATTTATTCTATCCCTGCATCACTGAAAATTTTCTTCTTTGATCGATGATCATTCATCTTATTGCATAATCTTCTGTTTTAAGCAAGTGCAATGTCACTTTTTTCTATTCACAGCTTCTTCCATTCTTTTATCTTAAGCTGTTTCTTCTTCCCCCGTGCGGTCCCACCGCATTTCAAGttatttcttcctccccccccagcGGTCCCCACCACATCTCCTCCCTAAGGAGTCCTTGCCTCTGATTTTTCACCACCATAGATCATGATCGAATGGGCAACATTCCAACCTCCAGATTTCAGGCTGCTTTGGAATTACAGTGGAACAATTAAACAAAAGCAGTCGCAGGAAAGGTGTTAATGTGTAGTTGATTCTGAGATTATGCATGCATGTGATTGGGAATCAACAGCACATCCATGAAGGGAATGTAATGAGCGATGAGGCAAAATTAAAtgcaatttaaaacaaaactaaaagtgAAGAAACAAACCTTCCAGCTAGGAATCGTTGATGAGCGTGCAGTGCCACCTCCAAGTGAGTGGTTAGAGGGTGGGTTATCAGGGAAAACAGCAGGGGAAGGCCTAGTGTAGGCCCCTGTGTCAGGGATAGTGGGGGTAGAGCCAAACAACACGGGTGAAGTGCACTCACTAGGCAGATGGTAATACACATAACCAGGCATGAACTGCAGATGGAAGAACATGATGTCAGCATGGGCAATAAGTGGACAGCCATCCGACGGTTTTCAAGAGAATAGTTCGGGAAAACACAACTTAACCATATATTTTCCAAAGGAACGCACAAGTTGCATGGCCAACAGTTCAGTTTGCACTGCTCAAAATCCAAAAATTGAATACCGAGGGATTCATAGATGCAACCTGGTAATTTGCTAACCGTGGTAATAGATTTCTCCCCAAAAAAATGTATGCATAAGTTTCCGATTGGAGTTGGACTGAAGGAGTGTGACTAATTGATCCAACTGCAGAAAAATGGTTGCCAATATTGAATCCACTGAAACcacaaacattattattattattagacaagGGTTGCAAAATGAAGATGATTCCCTTGCTACAAACGCAACATCTCCAGTGAGGTTGTCCGTGCCGAGAAGCAACTTCCCTGTGTTAATGGGCAACAGGTTCCATCGCATTGATGTACCAAAGTTTCAAAATCTTAAAGCAATGTGCAGTCTTCTTCAATCAGGGCAGGCAAGCGAAAGCTACCACAAGTGCTTGCTTGGCAAGTTGTGTTTTTGAACAAATTCCCTTGAAACACAGGGTCTCCAAAACCAGAGAAACACTTTCTCAGCCCCCAACAAATCTCTCTCCAACTCCGTAAGTGATTACCCTTTAACCTCACATCCTCTTGGATGCAGATCAATACTGTAAGTTTTCAAAGTATTCACCAACCAGTTCTTGAACTCAACAGTTTCCTTTTGAATCCTTCTGCAACTCTTTCCTAAACTTGTATAACTCACATCATCTCAATTTTGTAATAGGTATGCAGGTATTTTAAGTCAACAGGATATATATACACTCAATCCAATTATCATTCCCAAAAGTGCAGTAGTACGACATCTCTAATCACGTTTATCATGGAAAAGTTAATTTTTTGCACGGAAAGTGTTTTTTTCTGTGCGTCCTCCATTTTTATTGCTTTCCTCTGGGGTTGGCATTTTAAAATTGCTTTGTATATTTTGTGATGTCTGAGAGTCTCAGCCAAATGAAGACACTTTGAGCTTTAAACTTAGGACGGTCCCTTTGGCCCTGTGAATGCTACCTTATAGAATTGTATAGATCTTTTACAAAATGAAGGAATGTTAACCTGAATGGTATGGTCTTAACATTTTAGAGGTGATCTAATCAAGGGGGTTTACATGAAAAGTGCTTTGATATGGTGCAGAAGGGGGAATTCAAAGTCATGAGAAGGCATGGATAGGGTGGATAGTTGCAAATCTTTCCCTGAGGCAGTTGTGTCAGAACGCAAGTTAACTTTGGCGTAGAACTGGTCACCTAGGCATCTCCCCATTTGACCCTGTGATCTGTTGTTTGCGGTATGGCATAGCAGCTTTAGAAGGGATCTGAGGAAGAGTTTTTTTCAACAAGGTGGTTGAATCTAAAATGTAATGAAGAGATGATGGAGGCAGGTACTAATATTTAAGAAGTATCTTGATGAGTACTTAAAATGGTAAGACTTAGAAGGCTACAGGCCAACTGAGGGTCAATGGCTACTAGATTGTCGAGCCAAAGCTCATATTTCTCTGTAGTATGACTACATATCTTAGCCCTCATTGAACTGTTCAGTGAAAACCTTAATAGAAATGTCATGGCTCTATTTCTCTGAAATAAGGACTTTGAATTGTTGGATTGGGAATGCAAATATATCCTATCGACTTTGCTTAAACAAAGCTGAACAAGATATTGATAGAAATGTAGTTACTTATGGAGTACATCTAAAGAAGCAAACACTTTAAAACTTACAGTATCACAAAGAGGGGTGGAAATTGGCCCCAAGCACATGGATTGTGGATTAACCCTAATGTGCTGTACGGCATTTACTTGTTGGTTCCGCAGGCCCGGATGGGAGAGAATTAGCGATGGGTATGGATGATTCACCTTTTCACCACCTGACCACGCTCCGGCTGTGGAGCTAGAACTAACCGAAGTGGGTGAGCTACACTCGCTGACAGACTGACACGTCTCCGATGCCTCAGAGGAAGCCGAGCTCGATGACTTCTGCATTGGATCCGGCGCCAAAGGAGACGAGGTGGAGCAATGAAAGAGAAAGAGACAAAAGCTGGTTAGAATTTCATTATTCAGAGACAGCCCGTTTTTCATGCAATCTCATCGGTTGCCCGTGGctgttccggtttcctcgcatTTCCCAAAGATCAGTGGGAGGGTTAATGAACCCTATTGTAGGCAGATGATGGGAGAGCaggggaagagtggagagagcTGATGAACATGTGACAGAGAATAAGctgcagaagtgagaggttgagggAATGGAATAAACCCCGTGGGCTAAATAGCCTACTTTTATATAATTCTGTAATCTTTAAATCGTACTGCAAAGAATGAGTCCGGAGGAGCAGGTTTTGATGGCTAATTAGCTGAATGGGTGGAGACAACTTTGGATGAATGCTTCAAAACCACAGAGTTACAAGTAACTTCAGAGCTGCTGAGCTGGTTCAGCAAACTTTGCCGGTTTTCAGATGTGTGAAACTAAAAAGCAGACATTTAAATAAAACTGACtcactgctgcggcccgaccacgtagctcggaggctccagctgcagccgcaggtccggtggactgggacatcgggagctcgcggctttccggagctcccgcaacgcgacttctccagcccgtgtcgcggggttggaacgacccggagcggggccgtacatcgcccggcgcggcttaatggccgtgggacattcgaacgcctgccgggggctccaactttgtgacatttagaccgggagcggggccgtacatcgcccggcacggcctaaaatggccgtgggacttatcatcgcccgcctggggcttcgacatcgggagagaaatggagaacaggggagagaaaagactttgccttccatcacagtgggttcactgtgatggatgtttctgtaaattgaattgtgtgtatgtctgtaggaaattgtctttgtttgtatggctatggaaacggagtttcgtttgagcctcactgaggttcaaatgacgtaataaatattgtattgtatattgtattgtattgtattgtacttggcgatttttttcagcgactgtcggcatcattgactgacgtatcagggtcggcgaaagattttgaacatttcaaaatccaggggcaacaaaaaaaaaatgttgcgacacttgaaacatCGCGTatcaatacgtcatcatgccACGTCACCGCCACGACTttatcggtgacctgatacgtcagtcagcgaaaaaaatcgccaagtgggacaggccctttaggatgttTGTGCTGACAATGTTCTCAGTCTATTGTGGATTTAGAATGCTTGCACTGAGAACTGTGACTAACAACATCGTCTGTTTTGTATAAGCAATAAGTATAGGATCACATCAGAATTAATAGAGAGATAGAGCTGGAAAATAGGTCCTTCACTGAATCTGTACCATCTCCCATTTTCCCTAAACATACATTAATCCCATGTCTTATTCTCCACACCGTCTCATGAACTtccccagattctatcactctCTAATTTAATATACCACCGGAATAATTTACTGTGGCcaattacagcagccaattaacctacaaacatgcaactCTTTGCAATATGGAAGGAAgctggatcacccagagaaaacccatgaggtcacagggagaatgtgtaaactctgtacagagagcacagtgtagtcaggatcaaacctgtgtctctggcactgtaatgcagcaactctgccgctgcaccactgtgacgccCAACAAATGGGTTGGTGTGGATTTAGTGGATCAAAGGACTTGCTTCTGTGCTGTGTGGCTCCATGATCAATTGTGCTTTTACTGAATGGAGGAGCCTGTGCGAGGAACCTATTCTTGCTCCTGGGTCTAGGCTCATATCCTTCATTTCATCTACAGGTCCCCACTTGTCCATCTGTTCCTAAACGGTGCAGTAACATTGGTCGGTGTCAAAGCTAAAAAGCGCTTACCTGACTGGTTATATCCGACGGCATGGGTGAGGGAGGCTTGGAGTACATGGCGTCCTGGGATATGAAGCCGGAATCGTGTGACGAGACGCTGGACAGCCGGTTGCTGGAACTGGCAGGCTGGGCCAAACTACGGTAGCGATAGTTTGAGCTTGGCGAATGTGTCTGGGAACCACTGGAGCGGGAAGTGCTACTGTTTGTGCTATTTACACTGCTGGGGAAGGGTGCAGAGGGTaaaagagggtgagggagggaaggaaggaagacaGTTTAAGTCATCAGACTTACCAATAACAAAATTACAGCAAAACAGGAGGCTACAGTCAAAGGGCGGCACAAATTCAtttgtcttatagaaacatcaaaaattcttaagggattgggcaggctagatgcaggataaatattCTCCATgttttgggagtccagaaccaggggtcacagtttaagaataaagggtaggccatttaggactgagatgaggaacatttatttcacccagagagttgtgaatctgtggacttctctgccgtagaaggcagtggaggccaattcactggatgttttcaatagagaattatatttagctctcagggctaactgaatcaaggggtatgggaaaaaagcaggaacgggatactgattttggatgatcagtcatgatcatattgaatggcagtgctggctcgatgggccaaatggcctactcctgcgtcttttTTCTATGCTTCTGGTATAGGTTTTCCCTACTATTTCAAAGGGCATTAAACCAGCATGCTGATGTGACTGGTTAAGGAGGGcaaatttcccaccactgaatGGGTTTTTGCAACAATCCACTTGTTTGGGAGTCTAGCTGTTCTTAGTTTTATTTTTCTGAATATTACATATTATTGAATttattgaatattgaattgaaaAGAATTGAATTTAAACGTCACAGCTACCATGTGAGatttgaactcaggtctctggatgGTTAGTGCAGACTTTGGGGGGTTATAAAGCTGGTAGCTTAATTACTGCATTATCACCTCACCCCATTGATAGGACAATTATGGTATTAATATTAGGTGCTTGGCACGTTTTCCTCCCTCCTATCCTCTCTCCTCGTTTAGATCACAACTTATAACAAGGCCATATC
This sequence is a window from Amblyraja radiata isolate CabotCenter1 chromosome 17, sAmbRad1.1.pri, whole genome shotgun sequence. Protein-coding genes within it:
- the mtss2 gene encoding protein MTSS 2 isoform X16 is translated as METGMDKECGALGGLFQAVINDMKGSYPIWEDFNAKAAKLHSQLRTTVLAAAAFLDAFQKVADMATNTRGATRDIGSALTRMCMRHRSIEAKLRHFTNALMESLINPLQERIEDWKKSANQLDKDHAKEYKRARHEIKKKSSDTLKLQKKARKELLGKGDLRPQVENAVQDVNDMYLLLEETEKQAVRKALIEERGRFCTFITFLQPVVDGEIAMLGEITHLQAIVDDLVVQTAEPHKLPPASEQVIKDLKGSDYSWSYQTPPSSPSSSGSRKSSMCSSVNSTNSSTSRSSGSQTHSPSSNYRYRSLAQPASSSNRLSSVSSHDSGFISQDAMYSKPPSPMPSDITSQKSSSSASSEASETCQSVSECSSPTSDWSKPGPYDQPVVNTLQRRKEAAERYREVEAVSATMVYPGISVEDGQRSRVTAASLAAKHGEEISTAASDLAMVLTRGLSLEHQKSSRDSLQYSSGYSTQTTTPSCSEDTIPSQVSDYDCYSVNGDAEGDHQSEFDRSSTIPRNSDITQSYRRMFQTKRPASTAGLPTGSAQSASVTPGVATIRRTPSTKPSVRRALSSAGPIPIRPPIVPVKTPTVPDGQVPVRVGSEESVFFSDDTSPNALDLAKASPKRLSLPNTAWGGGGTVEISVYPGGHLSSEEQQQLAANRHSLVEKIGELVASAQALGEGQFPFPSVLPASDEDLGLPPPPLSPSESPEDMLTAIRRGVKLRRTVTNDRSAPRIL
- the mtss2 gene encoding protein MTSS 2 isoform X12 codes for the protein METGMDKECGALGGLFQAVINDMKGSYPIWEDFNAKAAKLHSQLRTTVLAAAAFLDAFQKVADMATNTRGATRDIGSALTRMCMRHRSIEAKLRHFTNALMESLINPLQERIEDWKKSANQLDKDHAKEYKRARHEIKKKSSDTLKLQKKARKELLGKGDLRPQVENAVQDVNDMYLLLEETEKQAVRKALIEERGRFCTFITFLQPVVDGEIAMLGEITHLQAIVDDLVVQTAEPHKLPPASEQVIKDLKGSDYSWSYQTPPSSPSSSGSRKSSMCSVNSTNSSTSRSSGSQTHSPSSNYRYRSLAQPASSSNRLSSVSSHDSGFISQDAMYSKPPSPMPSDITSQKSSSSASSEASETCQSVSECSSPTSVSSSSTAGAWSGGEKDWSKPGPYDQPVVNTLQRRKEAAERYREVEAVSATMVYPGISVEDGQRSRVTAASLAAKHGEEISTAASDLAMVLTRGLSLEHQKSSRDSLQYSSGYSTQTTTPSCSEDTIPSQVSDYDCYSVNGDAEGDHQSEFDRSSTIPRNSDITQSYRRMFQTKRPASTAGLPTGSAQSASVTPGVATIRRTPSTKPSVRRALSSAGPIPIRPPIVPVKTPTVPDGQVPVRVGSEESVFFSDDTSPNALDLAKASPKRLSLPNTAWGGGGTVEISVYPGGHLSSEEQQQLAANRHSLVEKIGELVASAQALGEGQFPFPSVLPASDEDLGLPPPPLSPSESPEDMLTAIRRGVKLRRTVTNDRSAPRIL
- the mtss2 gene encoding protein MTSS 2 isoform X8, which translates into the protein METGMDKECGALGGLFQAVINDMKGSYPIWEDFNAKAAKLHSQLRTTVLAAAAFLDAFQKVADMATNTRGATRDIGSALTRMCMRHRSIEAKLRHFTNALMESLINPLQERIEDWKKSANQLDKDHAKEYKRARHEIKKKSSDTLKLQKKARKELLGKGDLRPQVENAVQDVNDMYLLLEETEKQAVRKALIEERGRFCTFITFLQPVVDGEIAMLGEITHLQAIVDDLVVQTAEPHKLPPASEQVIKDLKGSDYSWSYQTPPSSPSSSGSRKSSMCSVNSTNSSTSRSSGSQTHSPSSNYRYRSLAQPASSSNRLSSVSSHDSGFISQDAMYSKPPSPMPSDITSQKSSSSASSEASETCQSVSECSSPTSVSSSSTAGAWSGGEKFMPGYVYYHLPSECTSPVLFGSTPTIPDTGAYTRPSPAVFPDNPPSNHSLGGGTARSSTIPSWKDWSKPGPYDQPVVNTLQRRKEAAERYREVEAVSATMVYPGISVEDGQRSRVTAASLAAKHGEEISTAASDLAMVLTRGLSLEHQKSSRDSLQYSSGYSTQTTTPSCSEDTIPSQGTSVRRSLCAPFPVSDYDCYSVNGDAEGDHQSEFDRSSTIPRNSDITQSYRRMFQTKRPASTAGLPTGSAQSASVTPGVATIRRTPSTKPSVRRALSSAGPIPIRPPIVPVKTPTVPDGQVPVRVGSEESVFFSDDTSPNALDLAKASPKRLSLPNTAWGGGGTVEISVYPGGHLSSEEQQQLAANRHSLVEKIGELVASAQALGEGQFPFPSVLPASDEDLGLPPPPLSPSESPEDMLTAIRRGVKLRRTVTNDRSAPRIL
- the mtss2 gene encoding protein MTSS 2 isoform X15 — protein: METGMDKECGALGGLFQAVINDMKGSYPIWEDFNAKAAKLHSQLRTTVLAAAAFLDAFQKVADMATNTRGATRDIGSALTRMCMRHRSIEAKLRHFTNALMESLINPLQERIEDWKKSANQLDKDHAKEYKRARHEIKKKSSDTLKLQKKARKGKGDLRPQVENAVQDVNDMYLLLEETEKQAVRKALIEERGRFCTFITFLQPVVDGEIAMLGEITHLQAIVDDLVVQTAEPHKLPPASEQVIKDLKGSDYSWSYQTPPSSPSSSGSRKSSMCSVNSTNSSTSRSSGSQTHSPSSNYRYRSLAQPASSSNRLSSVSSHDSGFISQDAMYSKPPSPMPSDITSQKSSSSASSEASETCQSVSECSSPTSVSSSSTAGAWSGGEKDWSKPGPYDQPVVNTLQRRKEAAERYREVEAVSATMVYPGISVEDGQRSRVTAASLAAKHGEEISTAASDLAMVLTRGLSLEHQKSSRDSLQYSSGYSTQTTTPSCSEDTIPSQVSDYDCYSVNGDAEGDHQSEFDRSSTIPRNSDITQSYRRMFQTKRPASTAGLPTGSAQSASVTPGVATIRRTPSTKPSVRRALSSAGPIPIRPPIVPVKTPTVPDGQVPVRVGSEESVFFSDDTSPNALDLAKASPKRLSLPNTAWGGGGTVEISVYPGGHLSSEEQQQLAANRHSLVEKIGELVASAQALGEGQFPFPSVLPASDEDLGLPPPPLSPSESPEDMLTAIRRGVKLRRTVTNDRSAPRIL
- the mtss2 gene encoding protein MTSS 2 isoform X11, coding for METGMDKECGALGGLFQAVINDMKGSYPIWEDFNAKAAKLHSQLRTTVLAAAAFLDAFQKVADMATNTRGATRDIGSALTRMCMRHRSIEAKLRHFTNALMESLINPLQERIEDWKKSANQLDKDHAKEYKRARHEIKKKSSDTLKLQKKARKELLGKGDLRPQVENAVQDVNDMYLLLEETEKQAVRKALIEERGRFCTFITFLQPVVDGEIAMLGEITHLQAIVDDLVVQTAEPHKLPPASEQVIKDLKGSDYSWSYQTPPSSPSSSGSRKSSMCSSVNSTNSSTSRSSGSQTHSPSSNYRYRSLAQPASSSNRLSSVSSHDSGFISQDAMYSKPPSPMPSDITSQKSSSSASSEASETCQSVSECSSPTSVSSSSTAGAWSGGEKDWSKPGPYDQPVVNTLQRRKEAAERYREVEAVSATMVYPGISVEDGQRSRVTAASLAAKHGEEISTAASDLAMVLTRGLSLEHQKSSRDSLQYSSGYSTQTTTPSCSEDTIPSQVSDYDCYSVNGDAEGDHQSEFDRSSTIPRNSDITQSYRRMFQTKRPASTAGLPTGSAQSASVTPGVATIRRTPSTKPSVRRALSSAGPIPIRPPIVPVKTPTVPDGQVPVRVGSEESVFFSDDTSPNALDLAKASPKRLSLPNTAWGGGGTVEISVYPGGHLSSEEQQQLAANRHSLVEKIGELVASAQALGEGQFPFPSVLPASDEDLGLPPPPLSPSESPEDMLTAIRRGVKLRRTVTNDRSAPRIL